The Arachis ipaensis cultivar K30076 chromosome B10, Araip1.1, whole genome shotgun sequence DNA window CTATAAGCCACTAGTCCAATTCTCTTcaggatctcaaacggtccaatgtAACGGGAAttcagtttcttagtcttaatGGATCTTCCTACTCCggtggttggagtaaccttcagAAAGACATGTTCACCTTCTTCAAATTCTAAAGGCTTCTGCCTTTGatcagcatagctcttttgaAGACTTTGCGCTACATGCATTTGGCTTCGAATCTTCTTTATCtattcagtggtctcagctatcatttcaGGCCCTAGCAAGCTTCTTTATTGACATTTCCtaccatacagagcctcatacggagtcattccgatgctcgcatggtaactattgttataagcaaactccactaagggcatataccgatcccagctcgtcggctggtccaaaacacaagctttCAGCATATCCTCCAAAGTTTGGATTGTTCTTTCTGactgaccatctgtttgagggtgATATGCAGTGCTTAGTCTCGATTGAGTGCCAAATGCTCGCTGAAAGGCTCCCCAGAACCTTGATGTGAATCGAGGATCCCTATCGTATATAATGGTGGAAGGTACGCCGTGTAATCTCATAATTTCCTTAATGTATAGCCGTGCTAACTCCTCCATCGTGCAACTTATCCGAATGGGGAGAAAGTGAGCCGACTTGGTTAGTCGGTCCACAACCACCCAAATGGTGTCAAAACCCATCCGAGTCTTAGGTAAGCCTAATACGAAGTCCATTGTAATACTCTCctacttccattgtggaatctccaaAGGCTGAAAGGTTCCTGACGGTCTTTAATGCTCAATTTTAACTTTTTGACAAGTTAGGCACTTGGAAACGTGCAACGCCACATTATttttcatacccggccaccagaacattgtcTTCAGATCTTGATATATCTTGGTGCTTCCCGGATGGATTGAGAACCCGCTCTTATGAGCCTCTTTCAAGATACTTTGTCGCAAATTTCCGACATCTGGCACAATGATTcgatccttgaatctccataagcCGTCCTTATCCTCTGACACTCTCCACCGCTTCCCCTGCTCAATTGCCGGCAAAACCTTATACAACTCTTCATCATTTTGATGAGTCTTTAGAAGTTCTGCTTTGAAATCACTTGAAATCTATAGTTGACTTAAGCATAGAGTCCCAAACTCTTCTCTAACTCTGAGTTTCAAACCTTGGAAAGCTCTTAATAACTCTTCCTCTCGCAACATCATCCAAGCAGCACATAGAGACTTCCAGCTCAAGGCGTCTGCTACAACATTCGCTTTTTCAGGGTGATAATTCAATTtgaaatcatagtccttcagAAGCTTCATCCACCTCCTCTTATGCATATTCAACTCCTTCTGCTTAAAGAGGtacttcaagctcttgtgatctaAGAAAACTTGAAACTTAATGCCATATAGATAATGCCTCcagatcttcagagcaaacacaacagcagcaagttcTAAGTCGTGAGTTGGGTAGTTCATCTCATGCAGCCTTAACTGCCGTGAGGCATATGCCACAACTTTAtggtgctgcatcagcacgcaccccAGGCCCTTCAAGGATGCATCGCAGTATACCTCGAACGGCTCGCTTGGCTCAGGCAGTACTAGCACAGGTGTAGTGGTCAACCTCTGTTTCAATGCTAGAAAACTTTCTTCACACCCAGGAGTCCAAACGAAAGGCACATCTTTCCTAGTTAGCTTGGTTAATGGTAAGGCGAGCTATAAAAATCCCTTAATGAATCTCTGATAATAGCCCGCCAAACCGAGAAAACTCCTGATCTCCATCACTAAATTTGGTTGCTCTCAATTCATCACTGCTTCAACCTTAGCAGGATCTACTGCTATCCCCTACTTGCTCACCACGTGGCCAAGAAACTTCACCTCATTCTTCCAGAATTCGCACTTAGATAGCTTAGCATACAACTTTCTATCTTTTAAGATTTGCAACACAGTCCATAAGTGATCCGCATGCTCAGCTTCTGTCTTAGAGTAAATAAGAATGTCATCGATGAATACGACAACAAACTTATCCAGATACGGATGGAAAATTCTATTAATGTAATCCATGAATATTGCCGGAGCATTAGTCAATCCGAAAGACATTACTGtgtactcataatgaccataacgcaTCCTAAAATCAGTTTTGGGAATATGCTCATCTCTAATACTTATCTGGTGGTATCcagatcgcaaatcaatcttggaAAACACACCATCTCCTTGTAACTGGTCCATTAGGTCATCAATTCTTGGCAACagatatttattcttcacagtaACCTTATTCAGCTGCCGATAATTGACACACAAGCGCATACTTctgtctttcttctttaccaataacactggcgctccccacggagaaacactcgGTCGAATAAAGTGTTTTCCCAACAAATCTTCTAAATGAGCCTTCAGTTCGGCCATCTCTAGgcgtgacatcctataaggagcactcgaGATCGGACCAGCTCCTggcaccaactcaatagcaaactcAACCTCTCGTTTAGGTAGGAATTCATCAATATCATTCGGAAATACTTCAGGAAACTCACAGACAATCGAAATTTGCTTCAAggtttgatcatcacccgaaacacttGTCGTTAGCAGCATAATACCCTAGCATTCAATTCCAAAACAATTCACTATCATAGAATTCAAATAATAGATATTCGCTACAACCGGCCCGTTCGTATCCTCCAGCATAAAACACACTGATTTCgcagaacaatcaagcaggacatgatCCTTGGACAACCAATCTAGTCCCAaaatgagatcaagaccagtcatcgGCAGACAAATCATATCATGCACGAATTCACGTTGTTGTACTTGAAACGGAACTTGTGGACATCCTAACCTAGTCACCAtagcttcatgggtagcattatacaccttTAAATCATACCCCAATACCACTATTTTCAACCCTAACTCATCAGCCTTCTCAAATGCAATAAACGAATGTCttgctcctgaatcaaataaGGCATTTAAAACTTTACCAGCCATCTCACAGTTACCTCTAATTAGTGTCTTTGATCCCTCAGCACCTGCTGTAGAAGTGGTATACACTCTCTTCAGCTGCTGCATTCTATCAATCTCACACTTTTTCTTCTTTGGGCAATTATTGGCCAAGTGCCCGGGCTATCCACAGAAATAGCATACTCTAGTTCTAAACCTGAACGAAACTCCTGGATGATACTTtccacatctctgacagctcaaATCCTGCGGTAGCTGCTTTCCATACCTTCTTCTTTGATTAGCATTAGCATTTGGCCTTCTGAAGTTGTACTGCCCCTGATTGTTTTGAGGGACAAAGCTACCATGCTTGAATTGTCTGCCCCTTGGTGCAAAATTCCTCCCTGGAGTCCTCTGGAAAGGCACCCTCAGACTTCCCTTCTCTGCTGCATCCTTTCTTACACACTCTtcagccaccctactcttattcacgAGTTCAGAAAACACCCTAATCTCTATAGGTGCAACGAAGCTCAGAATATCATTCCGAAGGCCTCCCTCATACTTGATACATTTCCATTTATCAAAATCCTCAGGAGCTCCTTGACATATCCGGGAAAAGCGGCACAATTCCTCAAATTTGCTAGTATACTCAGTAACAGTCATCTGGCCTTGTTTCAGCTGAAGCAGTTCAAGTTCTTTAGCATTCCTAACTGAACTAGGAAAGTATTTCTTATAAAAACCTGTTCGGAACAATTCCCAAGAAATCACAATAGCATCTGGCTACAGGATTCACCATGGTCCCTATCACCAGTGCTGGGCCTCGCCTTATAGCTGATAAGATCCAAACTCGACCCACTGTTCTTCAGGAACCTGTTGAGCCTGTAGTGCTTGCTCTATAGTCTGGATCCAGTTGTCCGCATCGGTGGGGTTTGAGGTTCCTCTGAAGGTTAGAGGATGAACCTTCAGGAAAGAGAAAAGCGTCATAGGGACCTCATCGCCATTATTGCCATTATTCCCATTATTCATTTGGTTTCCCAGAGCTTCGGCTGTCGCCTGCATAGTCGCAGCCATGTTTCCCAGgtcagactatctgacctcttctcaaagagctcgaccaaattgcctggaaagcccaataaaagggcccagatagaggaacacgaccccaatccaaaggcagcccaagcctatagagataagggcggtttccttggagataagatgacttcactcaaagataagataagataagataagataattatctTATCCCTAGAAAGGTCATCctctactattataaatacactggagcacccaagtataactcatactctgattctactaaaaacctgcttaatacccttgctaacttgaacatcggagtcccttgtaggtaccaccaccctccagtgacgaaggatcagcagcgcagccagtccaacaagtcggacacgacaactccggccgccacccaccagccggacacgtcatctctgaccagtacagaagatcttgtccgagatcaaactacagttttaggtaacccttggaacattggcgccgttgccggggaacctggaagtcatcccatcaccatggcggacgaccatgacaacgaccacgattcgaaactagaagatagaacgccgcataagaacgcggacactacaccaaaagatactcctcaacctaacaaaaacaATGATTCACCAAATGTGGGAGCcgtggaggcacttcaagatctcTTTAAGCAACTCGTAAAAGAGGTGGaacatcaacgagaagctgaaAGAGACCTATgaagggaagttaggcgacgccgcgagttagaggacaagctcctaaaattcgaagcagatctcaagacCAAGACTACTCAATCCGGTCACGAAGACGactcccgtaaggaccaagacctattcaccaaagagatcatgaggaccaaaatcccaaaggacttcaaacttcatgacatgactttatacgatggcacagcagatcccggccatcatctcagtaatttcagaagtagaatataCCTCACCGACGCATCAGacgcagttcgctgcaaagccttcccgactactttaacaaagacagcaattaaatggttcgataATCTACCCCCTatgtccatctcaagcttcgacgacttagccaagaaatttctggctagattctccatccagaaagataaagcgaagcacgccccaagtctattaggaatcaagcaaggagatcggaaaagtcttcgcagctacatggaaagattcaacaaagcatgtctggacatacaaagcctaccaacagaggccgccattatgggtctcatcaatggcttgcgagaaggaccttttagccaatctatatcgaaaaaacatcccacatctctgaacaaagtgcaagaacgagcagagaagtacatcaatatggaggagaactctcgactaggagagacctcaaaatccgaattttcctactcctcccgagataaggataaagattccaaaaagaaagaagatcaacaaggggaaaaaataaaaaataccacaactacaccccccttcgggtgtcccttgtggatgtctacagagaagttttctatactgaaaaaatacccccggctcgaccactcaaaagcaaaaaaggggaAGGAAATCGGACCgaatattgcgaataccatcaaatccgtggacattccaccaacgaatgctttgacttaaaaaatgtcatagaaaaactggtaagagaagggaaattagaCCGGTACCTAGCTAACCGagtcgatgagcaaagaaaaagaagaagtgacGAAGATGTCAGAcgaactgagcgatcacctcgtacaccagagagacacgtccacatgatacacggaggatttgcgggaggagaaacctcaaaatcatctcgcaaaagatatcttaaagaagtatatcatatcAAAGGAAAAGAGGaaacacccgacatccccacaattacttttaccaaagaggacgcatccggcatcatctcaggacacgacgatcccatggtcatcactatcatactggcatacgtaaatctccaccgcacactggtagaccaaggaagctctgccgacatcttgttcaaaactgccttcgataaacttggcctggaagaaaaagaactcagagcatatacgaacagcctgttcggactgggagacactccagttcAGCCACTTGGATATaactcactacacacaaccttcagaaaaggaaaccagtcaagaacactcaagatagactacatcgtggtcgacgtgagttcagcctacaacgccttaataggtcggacaacattaaatcagctcggtgcagtagtctcgactcctcatctatgcatgaagttcccgactacagaggggatagctacaataaaagcagaccagaagacggcgcgccactgttacaacgaaagtctaaacctcagaggcagaggagaagaattccacaccatcgaactcgatggagttcagaggcgggaagaactccgcccacaacccgaaggtgaagtagaaaaagtccagatcagagacatcccagacaaaacaaccaatatcggtaCAATCCTAAAAGAAGACACAAAATAATCACTCATACAgctcttacgagataacgtcgacctctttgcatggaaggctgcagacatgccaggcatagaccctaaattaatgtgccacaagttagcagtctacccaggatctcagccagtacaacagagacgtagaaagctcgaaCCAGAACAATCCCAAGctatggaagagcaggtacaagctctactggaggcaagattcataagagaagtcaagtacccactatggctagctaacgtcgtcttggtgaagaaatcaaatgggaagtggcggatgtgcaccgactatactgatctcaacaaagtctgcccaaaagatccttacccactcccaagtatcgacgccctagtagatgcctcctccggatataaatacctctcatttatggacgcatattcggaatataatcaaatcccgatgtacccgtccgaccaagaaaaaacttcatttttaaccccaaaagtaaactactactacatcgtcatgccttttggacttaaaaatgtaggagctacttaccagaggttaatgaataaggtctttacggatcacatcagaaaaatcatggaagtctatgtggatgacatgttaataaagacacagtgaagagacgttactatccgacctcacccaagtattcgacactaatcatgcaaaatgcaccttcgcagtagaagctagcaaattcttgggttttatgctcacacaagaGGAATCGAGACgaatccagataaatgccaggccatacttgaTATGAAGATCCCaacttgcgtcaaagaggtacaacagctcaatggaagattggcagccttgtccagatttctggcgggatcagcgataaaatctctccccttctatacTACCCTAAGAAAAGGAAAGAtgttcgaatggacaatggagtgcgaacaggccttccaagatttcaaaaaattcctgGGACAGCctcctatcctaactcggccacgggaaggagaaccccttgtattatacctcgcagtaggaagtcgggcagtagcctcagcattggTCTAAGAaaacgacagtgggcaacaacccgtatacttcatcagcaaggcactacaaggacccgagctgaactaccaaaaaatagaaaaatttgtctatgctctcatattaacatctcgatgactttgtccatatttccaagcccagaGCATCAGGGTTCGGACCAATCAGCCAATAAAAGTCATTCTGCAGAAAACtgatttagcaggaagaatcttacaataggcagtcgagttatctgaattcgaccttcaatacgaagcgcGGATAGCCATCAAATCCCAATATTTGGCtaacttcattgcagaatttacagacaccccgaaaatccctccaaaatggaatctctatgttgACGGTTCCACAAACAAAACGGGAAGCGGCGCGGgagtgataattgaaagcgatcagggaacccaaatcaaactttttctcaaattcgggttccccgcctcaaacaaccaagctgaatatgaggcgctactagctggtttgaagctggctagggaggttggggctcaaaagcttatcatcttcagcgactgataaacccatatttcatgagttcttttatgcttaatttgagtgatttatacaatccttcacctacttattcacattaattgcatggttttactttcccttccttattatgtgatgtaaatgaaaaaacatgtttcctaagctttaaaaattaattattttaattacctttatttccattcgatgccgtgatcggtgtgttgagtagtttcagattttctaaggcagaattaCTTAAAGGATgagaaaggaaacatactaaaattaaaggagaaagcaaaacggagctttaagaaaactggtatccacgcgatcgcatggatgacgcgatcgcgtgccaagcacaaatcagcagcgacgcggccgcatgactgacgcgaccgcgcgccttaagcagaacgcacatgacgaggtcgcatgattgacgcgaccgcgtggcaaggaaaagctccaaatgacgcgaccgcgtgacccatgcggatgcgtgacagagacCACGcaccagaatttacagaatacgcccccagcgaattctgaagccctttttggcccagatccaagtacagacagcatagaccagaggttataaagtgtgggaatgcacccattcaaagagagctcgcatattttacttttcaatgatttagatttagttgagagggagatcttccctctctctcttttaggatttaggatttcttcttgttttaagagtaactctggatcccaggtttaatgttcttttattttagttttacttttatttatttattccaacatttgaattgattattataatttgatttaagaattcttccatattacagactgttatttgaattaatgataattaaggtatttttagtttatgattgttctctttgatttaagttaccattgcttcccatctaaggatatttttattattccagcaattttactttttcttcttttggttctggttaagaatttagtaactcaacagttattaaactcaacataattgataatcgttatcttgctaattgagctgaacttaagtaatcccaaccttttcttaagaaataaataggattcaaaggccagattaattagtcccttgactttcctttgccttaGTGAAGATTGACCAattggagtttagattcaactttcattatagttgagagagataactacgttggacctccgacttctcttaccttgccaaaagtctgctttacagtatttatttattttaattgccatttactttacttgtcatttaaattacttgcttctcatcttctaaacctcgattacaacctttatagccaataataagaacatactgcctcgcagttccttgagaagacgacccgaggtttgaatactcggttaacaatttctaaaggggtttgttacttgtgacacccaaaacgttagtacgaagggatttttgtcggtttagagactatatctacaatgcgactgtttttatgacattctttactggcaaaaatctctaacgtcaaaatggcgccgttgccggggaacttctaacgtgtgccttattattggttattgtaattatttttcttttgcttgcttATTTAttgcaggaatatgcatcaaggtcagaccaatcaaggatggatagaaccaagaggatctaatcaacccttttggcagcaacaccctccgagatatcctggacaaagaccattctatagtgcacacccagctgaaagacatggtggacaaccttgtaactaccaacaagccccaccccgtacaTATAAACcaccctttcaacataaccttgaaccaccacactcacaagcttctcttcaccattcgggatggatggagccaagaggatctaatcaaccctttaggcagcaacaccctccgaggtatcctggacaaagaccattctacaatgcatacccagctgaaagatatggtggacaaccttgtaacgaCCAACAAGCCCCCCctcgtgcatataaaccatcctttcaacataacctcgaaccaccacactcacaagcttctcttcatcattcgccaccatatgatccttccttaccccaataccaatccgatcgctcccaatcaccactactttcctttgtatcatgtccaagtccagcaacccaagaagcagaggatcgcctaagggaaatagtaattaaatttcaaacaaccattaaacaactggagcaagcaatgattcaatgggcttctaggcgctcaaatatacaaggatcaaccacagctccatgtggatagCCCAATGaaaagcgtagcatgaaggagatgccagaaactccagtagacaagacagagaatgaatttgtactagaacaattagaagaagctgtctttgttcaagaagaagagttggttgaagatctaggagatgctgaacctccatgggaatccagaatcgaggaaaactccgtccaggatgctacagttgatgctaaggaggatatttctccaaggcaaatcgtttatgaagaatcagacgaaataatccaagaaacaaattcccttgatgatgatagtcacaagtctagctctcttcgtgatgaacttgcatccgcaagtgaattctctgagatcgaagaatcttccccaagtgaatatgaagataatgcagaggtagatttctctcaacctccaatctatgactcgagtgatgaggaagacacagaatactttgaccaggacacagatacaattgaagatctttgcaaagaagaggaggaattcacagaagagcacaaggaaacggaacttgcagaaccaccaaaaacacctagcccaaggccattaccacctaatacaagcttcaagtgggtacaatccttaacttataactttact harbors:
- the LOC107621080 gene encoding uncharacterized protein LOC107621080 — its product is MAATMQATAEALGNQMNNGNNGNNGDEVPMTLFSFLKVHPLTFRGTSNPTDADNWIQTIEQALQAQQVPEEHSVRNAKELELLQLKQGQMTVTEYTSKFEELCRFSRICQGAPEDFDKWKCIKYEGGLRNDILSFVAPIEIRVFSELVNKSRVAEECVRKDAAEKGSLRVPFQRTPGRNFAPRGRQFKHGSFVPQNNQGQYNFRRPNANANQRRRYGKQLPQDLSCQRCGKYHPGVSFRFRTRVCYFCG
- the LOC107621081 gene encoding uncharacterized protein LOC107621081 produces the protein MQQLKRVYTTSTAGAEGSKTLIRGNCEMAGKVLNALFDSGARHSFIAFEKADELGLKIVVLGYDLKVYNATHEAMVTRLGCPQVPFQVQQREFVHDMICLPMTGLDLILGLDWLSKDHVLLDCSAKSVCFMLEDTNGPVVANIYYLNSMIVNCFGIEC